A stretch of Clostridia bacterium DNA encodes these proteins:
- a CDS encoding sulfurtransferase TusA family protein, protein MIEVDARGRSCPEPVVMTKKALDRYDGQEIVVLVDTNVAKENVSRLAKNSGFTISLTQEGEDIRITCTK, encoded by the coding sequence ATGATTGAAGTAGATGCAAGAGGAAGAAGCTGTCCGGAACCCGTCGTAATGACCAAAAAGGCTCTTGATCGCTACGATGGTCAAGAAATTGTAGTTTTGGTTGATACCAACGTGGCCAAAGAAAACGTAAGCCGTTTGGCTAAAAATTCAGGTTTTACGATTTCACTTACGCAAGAAGGTGAAGATATCCGGATTACGTGCACCAAATAG
- a CDS encoding DUF3343 domain-containing protein, with the protein MKGYVTFHSVSDSLKFEKTVKESGLEVQLVPVPREISSSCGVAAMFPSEMEQAVRDFIQGHNLEVADIHMLEQAGKKKGLLDRF; encoded by the coding sequence ATTAAAGGATACGTAACCTTTCATTCTGTCTCAGATTCACTGAAATTTGAGAAGACTGTCAAAGAAAGTGGCTTAGAAGTTCAGTTGGTACCCGTTCCTAGGGAAATTAGTTCCAGTTGCGGTGTTGCCGCCATGTTTCCATCTGAAATGGAACAGGCCGTGCGGGATTTCATTCAAGGTCATAATCTAGAAGTAGCGGATATCCATATGCTAGAGCAAGCAGGAAAGAAGAAAGGCTTACTCGACCGATTTTAA
- a CDS encoding serine dehydratase subunit alpha family protein — MNTYFNQVLTEQVKPATGCTEPVAIALACAKAASLISGEIQSLHIVASKGLYKNASAVGIPGTDEKGIGMAAFMGVLVKKPELGMRILEVASDAEKEEARAYVKKNILELGYTESDYDVYVKATLKTSEGEATAIIGGSHDRFIQVSVNGQILQEDGDNKAGSPKLAAEDTLAAMRKVTISQILDFATSTPLEDIAWLEEAVQMNSKISELGQKKAYGLGIGRGLKQLVDQGLLCDDLLTKIRIQVSAAADARMGGAKLPVMTSCGSGNQGLLITLPLHAYCEYNSKSREDLLRALAIANLTNALAKSYLGKLSPLCGCSVSAGLGAAAGLSWLAGGSLAQIEGAIKGMIANLTGTLCDGAKGTCALKLETAAVEAFTYAMMSVNGVYLNDVQGIVEVSTEASIANLEAVSSQGMQRMDQTVLDMLDQRQN; from the coding sequence ATGAATACATATTTCAACCAAGTGCTCACAGAACAAGTAAAGCCTGCAACAGGATGTACTGAACCAGTAGCGATTGCTTTGGCCTGTGCCAAAGCTGCAAGTCTCATTTCTGGTGAAATACAATCACTGCATATCGTAGCCAGCAAGGGACTATACAAGAATGCTAGTGCAGTTGGTATACCTGGAACAGATGAAAAGGGTATTGGCATGGCTGCTTTCATGGGTGTATTGGTGAAAAAACCTGAGTTGGGTATGAGGATTCTTGAAGTCGCTTCTGATGCAGAAAAAGAAGAAGCCAGGGCATATGTTAAGAAGAATATTTTGGAATTAGGGTATACTGAATCCGATTACGATGTTTATGTCAAAGCAACACTTAAGACGTCTGAGGGCGAAGCAACGGCCATCATCGGGGGTAGCCATGACCGTTTTATTCAGGTTTCTGTAAACGGACAAATTTTGCAAGAAGACGGTGATAATAAAGCTGGTTCGCCAAAGCTTGCTGCAGAAGATACTTTAGCAGCCATGAGAAAAGTTACGATTTCCCAAATACTCGATTTTGCGACTTCAACACCCCTAGAAGACATTGCTTGGCTGGAAGAGGCCGTTCAAATGAACAGCAAAATTTCAGAATTAGGGCAAAAGAAAGCGTACGGTTTGGGTATCGGCAGGGGCTTGAAACAATTGGTTGATCAAGGCTTGCTTTGTGATGATCTTTTGACAAAGATCCGCATCCAGGTTTCAGCAGCAGCAGATGCACGGATGGGCGGTGCCAAGTTGCCGGTTATGACTAGCTGTGGCAGTGGTAACCAAGGACTTTTGATTACACTTCCTTTACATGCCTATTGCGAGTACAATTCGAAATCTCGGGAGGATTTACTTCGTGCCTTGGCCATTGCCAATTTGACCAATGCATTGGCAAAATCCTACTTGGGGAAACTATCTCCTCTATGTGGCTGTAGTGTTTCGGCAGGATTGGGTGCGGCGGCAGGATTATCTTGGCTTGCTGGTGGCTCATTAGCTCAGATTGAAGGCGCGATTAAGGGAATGATAGCCAACCTGACTGGAACCTTGTGCGATGGTGCGAAAGGTACTTGTGCTCTTAAACTTGAGACTGCGGCAGTGGAAGCCTTTACGTATGCTATGATGTCCGTAAATGGGGTCTATTTGAACGATGTACAAGGAATAGTAGAAGTATCCACGGAAGCATCGATTGCCAATCTAGAGGCTGTTAGCAGCCAAGGGATGCAACGCATGGACCAAACGGTTTTGGATATGTTGGATCAAAGACAGAATTAA
- a CDS encoding UPF0280 family protein, translating into MGKRFPHHFLLKHQASDIWVGLGEVQEPERLEISLKKLQKSLYTLLDCYIEVRPEFNISLNPIAEDPSAPAIVQTMIQAGKIAGTGPMAAVAGTFAQCIAEQAKCMGVAEVIAENGGDLFVDCAEDLVIAIYAGDSPFSNRIGLTIRATEMPISLCTSSGTVGHSFSFGKADAVVVKAKEGALADAMATAICNQIGESQPIEPILEKYLKYDGIDGILAVRRDQLVVVGQMLLTRI; encoded by the coding sequence ATGGGGAAACGTTTTCCCCATCATTTTCTGCTTAAACACCAGGCGAGTGATATTTGGGTAGGTTTGGGAGAGGTGCAAGAACCTGAAAGACTGGAAATCTCACTCAAAAAACTACAAAAAAGTTTGTACACGCTCTTAGATTGCTATATTGAGGTGCGACCAGAGTTTAATATTTCTTTGAACCCCATTGCGGAGGATCCTTCAGCACCGGCTATCGTTCAAACGATGATTCAAGCCGGAAAAATTGCTGGAACGGGACCGATGGCTGCTGTAGCCGGCACCTTTGCCCAATGTATTGCAGAACAGGCGAAATGTATGGGTGTGGCAGAAGTGATTGCCGAGAACGGCGGTGACCTATTCGTAGATTGTGCAGAGGACTTAGTCATAGCAATCTATGCTGGCGATTCACCTTTTTCCAACCGCATTGGACTGACAATACGAGCTACAGAGATGCCGATATCCCTATGTACCTCGTCGGGGACTGTAGGGCATTCTTTTTCGTTTGGCAAAGCAGATGCTGTAGTGGTGAAAGCGAAAGAGGGCGCTTTGGCAGATGCCATGGCCACCGCCATTTGTAATCAAATTGGAGAAAGCCAGCCAATAGAGCCAATTTTAGAGAAGTATCTGAAATATGATGGGATAGATGGAATTTTAGCAGTACGGCGCGATCAATTGGTCGTAGTTGGACAGATGTTGTTGACAAGGATTTAG
- a CDS encoding 4Fe-4S binding protein, whose protein sequence is MSKKYILNFHQKATEKPITYLLVKDFDIKINIISAKIEAGEEGVLVLEMNGKRLDEAIAFIKAEGVAIHRMSEEIELDRNLCVDCGSCTAVCPVGALTINRRTSEVELKPDLCVACGMCVKACPRRAITLGI, encoded by the coding sequence ATGAGTAAGAAATATATCCTTAACTTTCATCAGAAGGCTACTGAAAAGCCAATCACCTATCTTTTGGTTAAGGATTTCGATATTAAGATTAATATTATCTCAGCCAAGATAGAAGCCGGTGAAGAAGGTGTACTGGTTCTTGAGATGAATGGTAAGAGGTTAGATGAAGCCATCGCCTTCATCAAGGCAGAAGGTGTTGCCATTCACCGTATGAGTGAAGAAATCGAGTTGGATCGTAATCTTTGTGTAGATTGCGGTTCATGCACTGCTGTTTGCCCGGTGGGTGCATTAACTATTAATCGTCGCACCTCAGAGGTGGAGTTGAAACCAGATTTATGTGTGGCCTGCGGAATGTGTGTGAAAGCATGTCCGAGAAGAGCCATTACACTAGGAATCTAA
- a CDS encoding homocysteine biosynthesis protein, with amino-acid sequence MKKTIQEINERILSGKAVAVTAEEIIDLVDKDGMEKTFEKVDVVTTGTFSPMCSSGVFLNFGHDDPPIKMNKTLLNGVPAYAGLAAVDAFLGAGELAEDHHGDDLYGGAHVIESLLKGEEIDLYATGSVTDCYPGRECNYKITLDSINEAIMFNPRNCYQNYAAAVNGSQKTIYTYMGILYPNFKNMNYATSGQLSPLLNDPTYRTIGVGTKIFLGGAQGHIAWNGTQFKTNVERLENGIPVAPAATLSLIGDLKEMSAEFIQSAVMERYGVSIYIGMGLPIPLLDMDILKNVCVRDEEIFTTIVDYSVPKRDKPTYGRIDYKSLKSGTVELNGKKVRTAPMSSIPKARKIAQTLKEWIMAGDFTLTEPVRMFPENTSLKNLGGNGGSNDE; translated from the coding sequence ATGAAGAAAACCATACAAGAGATAAATGAAAGAATCTTGAGCGGCAAGGCGGTTGCTGTGACAGCAGAAGAGATTATTGATTTAGTCGATAAAGACGGAATGGAAAAAACATTTGAAAAAGTAGACGTAGTAACCACAGGAACGTTTAGCCCCATGTGTTCCTCTGGTGTATTTTTAAATTTTGGGCACGATGATCCACCTATTAAAATGAATAAGACGCTGTTAAACGGTGTTCCGGCTTATGCGGGGCTTGCGGCAGTAGATGCATTTTTGGGTGCTGGTGAGTTGGCTGAGGACCATCATGGAGATGATTTGTACGGTGGCGCCCATGTCATTGAATCCTTGCTAAAGGGTGAAGAAATTGACTTATATGCTACGGGCTCGGTTACAGATTGCTATCCCGGCCGTGAATGCAATTATAAGATTACCTTGGATTCCATCAACGAGGCCATCATGTTCAATCCTAGGAACTGTTACCAAAACTATGCGGCAGCAGTTAATGGCTCACAAAAGACGATTTACACCTATATGGGCATTTTATATCCCAATTTTAAGAATATGAATTATGCGACGTCCGGTCAATTAAGTCCACTCTTGAATGATCCTACTTACCGCACCATAGGAGTGGGAACCAAGATTTTCTTGGGTGGTGCCCAAGGACATATTGCCTGGAATGGAACTCAATTTAAGACCAATGTTGAACGTTTAGAAAACGGGATACCAGTAGCGCCAGCGGCGACCTTAAGCTTGATTGGTGACTTAAAAGAGATGAGTGCTGAGTTTATTCAGTCGGCAGTCATGGAACGTTACGGGGTATCGATTTATATTGGAATGGGATTGCCGATTCCTCTACTAGATATGGATATACTAAAAAATGTTTGTGTACGTGATGAGGAAATTTTTACGACTATCGTAGATTATAGTGTGCCTAAACGAGATAAGCCTACTTATGGTCGTATCGATTACAAGAGCCTAAAGAGTGGTACAGTGGAATTGAACGGCAAAAAAGTACGGACTGCACCGATGTCTAGTATTCCCAAGGCACGAAAGATTGCGCAAACCTTAAAAGAATGGATCATGGCTGGTGACTTTACTTTGACAGAACCGGTACGCATGTTCCCTGAAAATACAAGTCTAAAGAATCTGGGCGGAAATGGAGGCAGCAACGATGAGTAA
- a CDS encoding PaaI family thioesterase, whose translation MKGVFTQKRKEAFINYFLQDRFAGENGMLLEDIDFGWAKASMKVNASHLNAAGMVMGGALFTLCDFAFAAASNSYGCMAIGTQMDFHLLRAPKSEKLEVQAVEIKRGRTLGIYEMCLRDEEGQLCSKMTGTVMIYKDRSLFPGSIEF comes from the coding sequence ATGAAAGGGGTATTTACCCAAAAAAGAAAAGAGGCATTCATCAACTATTTTCTGCAGGACCGTTTTGCTGGGGAGAATGGAATGCTTTTAGAAGATATTGACTTTGGATGGGCTAAGGCTAGCATGAAAGTCAATGCCAGCCACCTAAATGCAGCTGGTATGGTGATGGGAGGCGCACTGTTTACCTTGTGTGACTTTGCATTTGCTGCGGCTTCTAATTCCTATGGTTGTATGGCGATAGGGACACAGATGGATTTTCATTTGCTAAGAGCACCTAAAAGTGAAAAACTAGAGGTTCAAGCTGTGGAAATAAAACGTGGTAGGACATTGGGTATTTACGAAATGTGCTTACGTGATGAAGAGGGTCAACTTTGTTCTAAGATGACCGGAACAGTCATGATCTATAAGGATAGGAGCTTATTTCCGGGTTCCATTGAATTCTAG
- a CDS encoding HD domain-containing protein: MKKRVVVVRSIMEKCIWSAYEEKRMSRKQFLEELHHLYGVSQWSQHLAYRRGLVPDIACVIGLMHDIGRIEMGWDGEKHVSEGAKLAKKILADTGLFNDTELKIIKKAIKRHNRKDKVELASYAELIKDADLMSRYYEEPGKNLSASKRLRLKQLQEELAPIKNQESLPWSFKKFIPKRVETR; encoded by the coding sequence ATGAAAAAACGCGTGGTTGTGGTTCGCTCCATAATGGAAAAATGTATTTGGAGTGCTTATGAAGAAAAGCGCATGAGCCGCAAACAATTCTTGGAAGAATTACATCATCTATATGGTGTTTCCCAGTGGTCGCAGCACCTAGCCTACCGACGTGGCTTAGTGCCAGATATAGCTTGTGTAATTGGTCTGATGCATGACATCGGCCGTATTGAGATGGGCTGGGATGGTGAAAAACATGTTTCCGAAGGGGCCAAGCTAGCGAAAAAAATCCTTGCGGATACGGGCCTATTTAATGATACGGAGTTGAAAATTATTAAGAAGGCCATTAAACGTCATAACCGAAAGGATAAGGTGGAACTAGCTAGCTATGCTGAGCTGATCAAGGACGCAGACCTTATGAGTCGTTACTATGAAGAACCTGGTAAAAACCTAAGTGCATCTAAGCGTTTGCGCTTGAAACAGCTTCAAGAGGAGTTGGCTCCAATAAAAAATCAAGAGTCTCTGCCTTGGTCTTTTAAAAAATTTATTCCTAAAAGAGTGGAAACGAGGTAG